Proteins encoded together in one Lathamus discolor isolate bLatDis1 chromosome 3, bLatDis1.hap1, whole genome shotgun sequence window:
- the METTL13 gene encoding eEF1A lysine and N-terminal methyltransferase isoform X1: MELLPRSPGEFGSARYWDRFFQQRGQRPFEWYGAFPELCPVLHKYVRPRDKVLVVGCGNSELSEQMYDVGMCEDIVNIDINNAVIHQMQERSKSKRPKMSYLLMDVLQLNFPDAHFHVVLDKGTLDAILTDEEEATLDKVDKMFGEISRVLQVGGRYLCVSLAQAHVLKKAVEYFSQEGWVVRVHQVADSGTKQQFVLPVFICVMTKFRKITGSAPQILEICPEEQDKPMRMESVEQLVAAVKDRQHYALLCSQLSKTPCEEQVSLDLCDRESRRPRYTLHVVDSSSVKPSRDNSFAIFIIPQGRETEWLFGTEEGRRQLATSAGFGRLVTVALHREQHYEGMASIQSELSGKVMELAPPGLPARQQVPFLSVGGDIGVRTVRHCDTSPLSGEYVVEDVKGDGTCYFRRLIFLRNRNVVQSEARLLAHTPLPGQKKRRKDKKKPSLAEAPGAIDKSYLCCEHHKAMVAGLCLLGGPEPLSAGALLAVLVVGLGGGSLPLFIHDYFSQARVAVVEIDPSMLEVATRWFGFSQGERMRVHVSDGLDYVAKLAAEASAQYDAIMFDVDSKDLTVGMSCPPPAFVEKHFLHKVKAILKPEGVFVLNLVCRDAQLKESVLATLREVFPLLYVRRIEGEVNEILFCQLNPESQLDATELGARAQVLEGALQQPGRPWDRSYVLADMLQAVKIL; the protein is encoded by the exons atggagctgctgccccGCAGCCCCGGGGAGTTCGGCTCTGCCCGGTACTGGGATCGGTTCTTCCAGCAGCGTGGGCAGCGCCCGTTCGAGTGGTACGGGGCCTTCCCCGAGCTCTGCCCCGTCCTGCACAAGTATGTCCGGCCACGCGATAAG GTTCTGGTGGTGGGCTGCGGGAACTCTGAGCTGAGTGAGCAGATGTACGATGTGGGGATGTGCGAGGACATCGTGAACATCGACATCAACAATGCAGTGATCCATCAGATGCAAGAGCGGAGCAAGAGCAAGAGGCCAAAGATGAGCTATCTGCTGATGGATGTGCTTCAGTTGAACTTCCCTGATGCTCACTTTCATGTGGTCCTGGACAAAGGCACACTGGATGCTATCCTCACTGATGAAGAGGAGGCCACTCTAGATAAGGTGGATAAGATGTTTGGTGAGATCAGCCGGGTCTTGCAGGTAGGAGGGCGCTACCTCTGTGTTTCCTTGGCTCAAGCCCATGTGCTGAAGAAAGCAGTGGAATACTTCTCCCAGGAAGGCTGGGTCGTGCGTGTCCATCAGGTGGCTGACAGTGGGACCAAGCAGCAGTTTGTCCTACCAGTCTTCATCTGTGTCATGACGAAGTTCAGGAAGATCACTGGCTCGGCACCACAGATCCTGGAGATCTGCCCTGAGGAGCAGGACAAGCCAATGCGGATGGAGAGTGTGGAGCAGCTGGTGGCAGCAGTGAAAGACAGGCAGCATTatgccctgctctgcagccagctgagCAAAACACCTTGCGAGGAGCAGGTTTCCTTGGATCTGTGTGACAGAGAGAGCAGGAGGCCTCGCTACACGCTGCATGTGGTTGACAGCTCCTCAGTGAAACCTTCCCGGGACAATTCCTTCGCCATCTTCATCA TCCCACAGGGCAGAGAAACGGAGTGGCTCTTTGGGACAGAGGAAGGGCGGAGGCAGCTGGCCACCAGCGCGGGCTTTGGGCGCCTGGTCACAGTGGCCCTGCACAGGGAACAGCACTACGAGGGCATGGCCAGCATCCAGTCGGAGCTGTcaggaaaggtgatggaactgGCCCCGCCGGGCCTCCCTGCCCGGCAGCAG GTGCCCTTTTTGTCTGTGGGAGGGGACATTGGGGTGCGGACAGTGCGGCACTGTGACACCAGCCCCCTGAGTGGGGAGTATGTTGTGGAGGATGTGAAGGGGGATGGCACTTGCTACTTCCGTCGCCTCATCTTCCTTCGCAATAGGAACGTGGTCCAGTCGGAGGCTCGGCTCCTGGCCCACACCCCTCTCCCAG GCCAGAAGAAACGGAGGAAGGACAAGAAGAAGCCCAGTCTTGCTGAGGCACCTGGAGCCATTGACAAGAGCTACCTGTGCTGCGAGCACCACAAAGCCATGGttgcagggctctgcctgcTGGGGGGCCCTGAACCCCTTTCAG CAGGAGccctgctggcagtgctggtggtCGGGCTCGGAGGGGGCAGCCTGCCCCTCTTCATCCATGACTACTTCTCGCAGGCCCGTGTGGCCGTGGTGGAGATTGACCCCTCCATGCTGGAGGTGGCCACACGTTGGTTCGGCTTCTCCCAGGGTGAACGGATGCGGGTGCACGTCTCTGATGGCCTGGACTATGTGGCCAAGCTAGCAGCTGAAG CCTCGGCCCAGTACGATGCCATCATGTTTGATGTGGACAGCAAAGACCTCACAGTGGGAATGAGCTGCCCGCCCCCAGCCTTTGTGGAAAAGCACTTTCTGCATAAAGTTAAAGCCATCCTCAAGCCAGAAG GAGTCTTCGTGCTCAACTTGGTATGCCGCGACGCCCAGCTGAAGGAGTCAGTGCTGGCCACCCTCAGGGAGGTCTTCCCGCTGCTCTACGTGCGGCGCATTGAAGGGGAGGTCAATGAGATCCTGTTCTGCCAGCTCAACCCTGAGAGCCAGCTGGACGCCACAGAGCTGGGGGCACGTGCCCAGGTGCTGGAgggggctctgcagcagcctgggcGCCCCTGGGACAGGTCGTATGTGCTGGCAGACATGCTGCAGGCTGTCAAGATCCTCTGA
- the METTL13 gene encoding eEF1A lysine and N-terminal methyltransferase isoform X2: protein MELLPRSPGEFGSARYWDRFFQQRGQRPFEWYGAFPELCPVLHKYVRPRDKVLVVGCGNSELSEQMYDVGMCEDIVNIDINNAVIHQMQERSKSKRPKMSYLLMDVLQLNFPDAHFHVVLDKGTLDAILTDEEEATLDKVDKMFGEISRVLQVGGRYLCVSLAQAHVLKKAVEYFSQEGWVVRVHQVADSGTKQQFVLPVFICVMTKFRKITGSAPQILEICPEEQDKPMRMESVEQLVAAVKDRQHYALLCSQLSKTPCEEQVSLDLCDRESRRPRYTLHVVDSSSVKPSRDNSFAIFIIPQGRETEWLFGTEEGRRQLATSAGFGRLVTVALHREQHYEGMASIQSELSGKVMELAPPGLPARQQVPFLSVGGDIGVRTVRHCDTSPLSGEYVVEDVKGDGTCYFRRLIFLRNRNVVQSEARLLAHTPLPGQKKRRKDKKKPSLAEAPGAIDKSYLCCEHHKAMVAGLCLLGGPEPLSGALLAVLVVGLGGGSLPLFIHDYFSQARVAVVEIDPSMLEVATRWFGFSQGERMRVHVSDGLDYVAKLAAEASAQYDAIMFDVDSKDLTVGMSCPPPAFVEKHFLHKVKAILKPEGVFVLNLVCRDAQLKESVLATLREVFPLLYVRRIEGEVNEILFCQLNPESQLDATELGARAQVLEGALQQPGRPWDRSYVLADMLQAVKIL from the exons atggagctgctgccccGCAGCCCCGGGGAGTTCGGCTCTGCCCGGTACTGGGATCGGTTCTTCCAGCAGCGTGGGCAGCGCCCGTTCGAGTGGTACGGGGCCTTCCCCGAGCTCTGCCCCGTCCTGCACAAGTATGTCCGGCCACGCGATAAG GTTCTGGTGGTGGGCTGCGGGAACTCTGAGCTGAGTGAGCAGATGTACGATGTGGGGATGTGCGAGGACATCGTGAACATCGACATCAACAATGCAGTGATCCATCAGATGCAAGAGCGGAGCAAGAGCAAGAGGCCAAAGATGAGCTATCTGCTGATGGATGTGCTTCAGTTGAACTTCCCTGATGCTCACTTTCATGTGGTCCTGGACAAAGGCACACTGGATGCTATCCTCACTGATGAAGAGGAGGCCACTCTAGATAAGGTGGATAAGATGTTTGGTGAGATCAGCCGGGTCTTGCAGGTAGGAGGGCGCTACCTCTGTGTTTCCTTGGCTCAAGCCCATGTGCTGAAGAAAGCAGTGGAATACTTCTCCCAGGAAGGCTGGGTCGTGCGTGTCCATCAGGTGGCTGACAGTGGGACCAAGCAGCAGTTTGTCCTACCAGTCTTCATCTGTGTCATGACGAAGTTCAGGAAGATCACTGGCTCGGCACCACAGATCCTGGAGATCTGCCCTGAGGAGCAGGACAAGCCAATGCGGATGGAGAGTGTGGAGCAGCTGGTGGCAGCAGTGAAAGACAGGCAGCATTatgccctgctctgcagccagctgagCAAAACACCTTGCGAGGAGCAGGTTTCCTTGGATCTGTGTGACAGAGAGAGCAGGAGGCCTCGCTACACGCTGCATGTGGTTGACAGCTCCTCAGTGAAACCTTCCCGGGACAATTCCTTCGCCATCTTCATCA TCCCACAGGGCAGAGAAACGGAGTGGCTCTTTGGGACAGAGGAAGGGCGGAGGCAGCTGGCCACCAGCGCGGGCTTTGGGCGCCTGGTCACAGTGGCCCTGCACAGGGAACAGCACTACGAGGGCATGGCCAGCATCCAGTCGGAGCTGTcaggaaaggtgatggaactgGCCCCGCCGGGCCTCCCTGCCCGGCAGCAG GTGCCCTTTTTGTCTGTGGGAGGGGACATTGGGGTGCGGACAGTGCGGCACTGTGACACCAGCCCCCTGAGTGGGGAGTATGTTGTGGAGGATGTGAAGGGGGATGGCACTTGCTACTTCCGTCGCCTCATCTTCCTTCGCAATAGGAACGTGGTCCAGTCGGAGGCTCGGCTCCTGGCCCACACCCCTCTCCCAG GCCAGAAGAAACGGAGGAAGGACAAGAAGAAGCCCAGTCTTGCTGAGGCACCTGGAGCCATTGACAAGAGCTACCTGTGCTGCGAGCACCACAAAGCCATGGttgcagggctctgcctgcTGGGGGGCCCTGAACCCCTTTCAG GAGccctgctggcagtgctggtggtCGGGCTCGGAGGGGGCAGCCTGCCCCTCTTCATCCATGACTACTTCTCGCAGGCCCGTGTGGCCGTGGTGGAGATTGACCCCTCCATGCTGGAGGTGGCCACACGTTGGTTCGGCTTCTCCCAGGGTGAACGGATGCGGGTGCACGTCTCTGATGGCCTGGACTATGTGGCCAAGCTAGCAGCTGAAG CCTCGGCCCAGTACGATGCCATCATGTTTGATGTGGACAGCAAAGACCTCACAGTGGGAATGAGCTGCCCGCCCCCAGCCTTTGTGGAAAAGCACTTTCTGCATAAAGTTAAAGCCATCCTCAAGCCAGAAG GAGTCTTCGTGCTCAACTTGGTATGCCGCGACGCCCAGCTGAAGGAGTCAGTGCTGGCCACCCTCAGGGAGGTCTTCCCGCTGCTCTACGTGCGGCGCATTGAAGGGGAGGTCAATGAGATCCTGTTCTGCCAGCTCAACCCTGAGAGCCAGCTGGACGCCACAGAGCTGGGGGCACGTGCCCAGGTGCTGGAgggggctctgcagcagcctgggcGCCCCTGGGACAGGTCGTATGTGCTGGCAGACATGCTGCAGGCTGTCAAGATCCTCTGA
- the METTL13 gene encoding eEF1A lysine and N-terminal methyltransferase isoform X3, producing the protein MYDVGMCEDIVNIDINNAVIHQMQERSKSKRPKMSYLLMDVLQLNFPDAHFHVVLDKGTLDAILTDEEEATLDKVDKMFGEISRVLQVGGRYLCVSLAQAHVLKKAVEYFSQEGWVVRVHQVADSGTKQQFVLPVFICVMTKFRKITGSAPQILEICPEEQDKPMRMESVEQLVAAVKDRQHYALLCSQLSKTPCEEQVSLDLCDRESRRPRYTLHVVDSSSVKPSRDNSFAIFIIPQGRETEWLFGTEEGRRQLATSAGFGRLVTVALHREQHYEGMASIQSELSGKVMELAPPGLPARQQVPFLSVGGDIGVRTVRHCDTSPLSGEYVVEDVKGDGTCYFRRLIFLRNRNVVQSEARLLAHTPLPGQKKRRKDKKKPSLAEAPGAIDKSYLCCEHHKAMVAGLCLLGGPEPLSAGALLAVLVVGLGGGSLPLFIHDYFSQARVAVVEIDPSMLEVATRWFGFSQGERMRVHVSDGLDYVAKLAAEASAQYDAIMFDVDSKDLTVGMSCPPPAFVEKHFLHKVKAILKPEGVFVLNLVCRDAQLKESVLATLREVFPLLYVRRIEGEVNEILFCQLNPESQLDATELGARAQVLEGALQQPGRPWDRSYVLADMLQAVKIL; encoded by the exons ATGTACGATGTGGGGATGTGCGAGGACATCGTGAACATCGACATCAACAATGCAGTGATCCATCAGATGCAAGAGCGGAGCAAGAGCAAGAGGCCAAAGATGAGCTATCTGCTGATGGATGTGCTTCAGTTGAACTTCCCTGATGCTCACTTTCATGTGGTCCTGGACAAAGGCACACTGGATGCTATCCTCACTGATGAAGAGGAGGCCACTCTAGATAAGGTGGATAAGATGTTTGGTGAGATCAGCCGGGTCTTGCAGGTAGGAGGGCGCTACCTCTGTGTTTCCTTGGCTCAAGCCCATGTGCTGAAGAAAGCAGTGGAATACTTCTCCCAGGAAGGCTGGGTCGTGCGTGTCCATCAGGTGGCTGACAGTGGGACCAAGCAGCAGTTTGTCCTACCAGTCTTCATCTGTGTCATGACGAAGTTCAGGAAGATCACTGGCTCGGCACCACAGATCCTGGAGATCTGCCCTGAGGAGCAGGACAAGCCAATGCGGATGGAGAGTGTGGAGCAGCTGGTGGCAGCAGTGAAAGACAGGCAGCATTatgccctgctctgcagccagctgagCAAAACACCTTGCGAGGAGCAGGTTTCCTTGGATCTGTGTGACAGAGAGAGCAGGAGGCCTCGCTACACGCTGCATGTGGTTGACAGCTCCTCAGTGAAACCTTCCCGGGACAATTCCTTCGCCATCTTCATCA TCCCACAGGGCAGAGAAACGGAGTGGCTCTTTGGGACAGAGGAAGGGCGGAGGCAGCTGGCCACCAGCGCGGGCTTTGGGCGCCTGGTCACAGTGGCCCTGCACAGGGAACAGCACTACGAGGGCATGGCCAGCATCCAGTCGGAGCTGTcaggaaaggtgatggaactgGCCCCGCCGGGCCTCCCTGCCCGGCAGCAG GTGCCCTTTTTGTCTGTGGGAGGGGACATTGGGGTGCGGACAGTGCGGCACTGTGACACCAGCCCCCTGAGTGGGGAGTATGTTGTGGAGGATGTGAAGGGGGATGGCACTTGCTACTTCCGTCGCCTCATCTTCCTTCGCAATAGGAACGTGGTCCAGTCGGAGGCTCGGCTCCTGGCCCACACCCCTCTCCCAG GCCAGAAGAAACGGAGGAAGGACAAGAAGAAGCCCAGTCTTGCTGAGGCACCTGGAGCCATTGACAAGAGCTACCTGTGCTGCGAGCACCACAAAGCCATGGttgcagggctctgcctgcTGGGGGGCCCTGAACCCCTTTCAG CAGGAGccctgctggcagtgctggtggtCGGGCTCGGAGGGGGCAGCCTGCCCCTCTTCATCCATGACTACTTCTCGCAGGCCCGTGTGGCCGTGGTGGAGATTGACCCCTCCATGCTGGAGGTGGCCACACGTTGGTTCGGCTTCTCCCAGGGTGAACGGATGCGGGTGCACGTCTCTGATGGCCTGGACTATGTGGCCAAGCTAGCAGCTGAAG CCTCGGCCCAGTACGATGCCATCATGTTTGATGTGGACAGCAAAGACCTCACAGTGGGAATGAGCTGCCCGCCCCCAGCCTTTGTGGAAAAGCACTTTCTGCATAAAGTTAAAGCCATCCTCAAGCCAGAAG GAGTCTTCGTGCTCAACTTGGTATGCCGCGACGCCCAGCTGAAGGAGTCAGTGCTGGCCACCCTCAGGGAGGTCTTCCCGCTGCTCTACGTGCGGCGCATTGAAGGGGAGGTCAATGAGATCCTGTTCTGCCAGCTCAACCCTGAGAGCCAGCTGGACGCCACAGAGCTGGGGGCACGTGCCCAGGTGCTGGAgggggctctgcagcagcctgggcGCCCCTGGGACAGGTCGTATGTGCTGGCAGACATGCTGCAGGCTGTCAAGATCCTCTGA